A genomic segment from Marinifilum sp. JC120 encodes:
- the coaBC gene encoding bifunctional phosphopantothenoylcysteine decarboxylase/phosphopantothenate--cysteine ligase CoaBC, whose product MNEHLNFDCFLGKRIHLGVSGSIAAYKSLDLLRMFRKAGIEVSVTLTSGAQEFIKGLSYEALGAFKVWEKMYPTLDDTFGHLEPGQAADAMLIAPATASVLARMTHGLADDMLSCQALAFNGPKLVAPAMNPAMWDALATQDNCRVLAERGVEFIGPDCGDVACGDHGRGRLASLESIYAHGLRAVAPKDMSGKHVLITLGPTREKWDAVRFWSNPSSGLMGACIAMAAWLRGAKVTIVSGPVNWWFPEDIDVIKVDSAQQMFDAATEVWPSCTTGCFTAAVADFKPIPHGEGKFKKAGNDALRVDFDTNPDILKTVGTMKKDDQQLIGFAAETSNIQEAAKGKLERKNLDLIVANPINKPGAGFESSTNSVYVLDRTGRSEEWPDLPKSEIAWRIWDLLPQN is encoded by the coding sequence ATGAATGAACATCTTAATTTTGACTGCTTTTTAGGAAAACGCATCCATCTCGGCGTCAGCGGTTCCATCGCAGCATATAAGTCTCTGGACTTACTGCGTATGTTTCGTAAGGCCGGGATCGAAGTCAGTGTTACGCTCACTTCCGGTGCGCAGGAATTTATCAAGGGCCTCAGTTATGAGGCCCTTGGTGCTTTCAAGGTCTGGGAGAAGATGTACCCGACTTTGGATGATACTTTCGGTCACCTTGAACCCGGTCAGGCTGCCGATGCCATGCTTATTGCTCCGGCAACAGCTTCAGTGCTGGCCCGCATGACCCACGGTTTAGCCGACGATATGCTTTCCTGTCAGGCCTTGGCTTTCAATGGTCCTAAGCTTGTGGCCCCGGCCATGAACCCGGCCATGTGGGATGCGCTTGCCACTCAGGATAATTGCCGTGTGTTGGCTGAAAGGGGAGTTGAATTCATCGGTCCTGATTGCGGCGATGTTGCCTGCGGTGATCATGGACGTGGGCGTCTTGCTTCCCTTGAATCCATTTATGCCCACGGCTTACGTGCGGTTGCCCCAAAGGATATGAGCGGTAAGCATGTGCTGATTACTCTGGGGCCTACCCGTGAGAAATGGGATGCGGTCCGTTTTTGGTCTAATCCTTCGTCAGGATTGATGGGAGCCTGTATTGCCATGGCAGCATGGCTTCGCGGTGCTAAGGTCACTATTGTTTCCGGTCCGGTGAACTGGTGGTTTCCTGAAGATATCGATGTGATCAAGGTTGATTCTGCGCAGCAGATGTTCGATGCTGCCACTGAGGTCTGGCCCAGTTGCACCACCGGATGTTTCACTGCTGCTGTGGCTGACTTCAAGCCTATTCCCCATGGTGAGGGCAAATTTAAGAAAGCTGGCAATGATGCTCTTCGGGTTGATTTTGATACCAACCCGGATATTCTTAAGACCGTCGGCACCATGAAAAAGGATGACCAGCAGTTGATCGGTTTTGCCGCCGAGACTTCCAACATTCAGGAAGCAGCCAAGGGCAAGCTTGAGCGCAAGAATCTGGATCTGATTGTTGCCAACCCCATCAACAAACCCGGAGCGGGATTTGAGTCTTCCACCAATTCTGTTTATGTTTTGGACAGAACAGGGCGGTCCGAAGAATGGCCTGACCTCCCCAAAAGCGAAATAGCGTGGCGTATATGGGATCTCCTTCCGCAGAATTAA